A section of the Rummeliibacillus pycnus genome encodes:
- the leuD gene encoding 3-isopropylmalate dehydratase small subunit: MKPINIVKSVVTPLNRKNVDTDQIISKEFLKRIERTGFGQYVFYHWRFDQNGNTIEDFVLNQPKYKGSNILVAHENFGCGSSREHAPWAILDYGFNVVVAPSFADIFHNNCFKNGILPIKLGVSEIEELLSKGEQTTLEAEVHLQDQTLTADDKVYHFEIDPYYKEMLLNGWDEISLTFKYENYIKEFEEKRVQFN; this comes from the coding sequence ATGAAACCAATTAATATTGTAAAAAGTGTCGTTACACCTTTAAATCGAAAAAATGTCGATACAGATCAAATTATTTCGAAGGAATTTTTAAAACGAATTGAACGTACAGGGTTTGGACAATATGTCTTCTATCATTGGCGTTTTGATCAAAATGGCAATACGATTGAAGATTTTGTCTTAAATCAACCAAAATATAAAGGATCTAATATTCTAGTAGCTCATGAAAATTTTGGTTGCGGTTCTTCACGCGAACATGCACCTTGGGCAATTTTAGATTACGGGTTTAATGTAGTTGTTGCTCCAAGCTTCGCTGATATTTTCCATAATAACTGTTTCAAAAATGGCATTTTACCAATCAAACTAGGCGTATCTGAAATTGAAGAATTACTATCGAAAGGTGAGCAAACCACTTTAGAAGCTGAAGTACACCTTCAAGATCAAACGTTAACCGCAGACGATAAAGTATATCACTTTGAGATTGATCCCTATTATAAAGAAATGTTGTTAAATGGTTGGGATGAAATATCATTGACTTTTAAGTACGAAAATTATATTAAAGAATTTGAAGAAAAACGCGTTCAATTCAATTAA
- the leuC gene encoding 3-isopropylmalate dehydratase large subunit, with protein sequence MGKNIIEKVWDQHVVYHEEGKPDLLYIDLHLIHEVTSPQAFEGLRINNRKVRRPDLCFATMDHNVPTQNLPVINDPIAKTQITTLAKNCEEFGVQLADMGHPDQGIVHVIGPQLGLTQPGKTIVCGDSHTSTHGAFGAIAFGIGTSEVEHVLSTQTLWQNKPKTMQIHVKGELGFGVTAKDIILAIIAKFGIDVGTGHIIEFTGDAIHQLSMEERMTICNMSIEAGAKAGLISPDEITVDYIKGRRYAPEGEKFEEAKAYWLSLASDEDATYDQTLVIETSEIEPFVTWGTNPSMGSGISKVVPSIADFKDESDKQALQKALAYMDLKEGTPLTDIEIQHVFIGSCTNSRLHDLRVAASVIKGKKVHPNVRAIVVPGSHLVKKQAEEEGIDQIFLDAGFEWRESGCSMCLAMNEDVVPAGERCASTSNRNFEGRQGTGSRTHLVSPSMAAAAAIAGHFVDVREIMNVPV encoded by the coding sequence ATGGGGAAAAATATTATAGAAAAAGTGTGGGATCAACATGTTGTCTATCATGAAGAAGGTAAACCAGATTTACTCTACATCGATCTTCATTTAATTCACGAAGTAACTTCACCCCAAGCTTTTGAGGGGCTTCGTATAAATAATCGAAAGGTTCGTCGTCCAGATCTTTGTTTTGCGACAATGGACCATAATGTTCCTACACAAAACTTGCCAGTAATTAATGATCCAATCGCTAAAACCCAAATAACTACGCTAGCTAAAAATTGTGAAGAATTTGGCGTTCAATTAGCAGATATGGGGCATCCAGATCAAGGAATTGTTCATGTTATTGGACCACAACTTGGTTTAACTCAACCCGGAAAAACAATTGTTTGTGGTGATTCGCATACTTCTACTCATGGTGCATTTGGTGCAATAGCTTTTGGTATCGGAACAAGTGAAGTAGAACATGTATTATCAACTCAAACGCTTTGGCAAAATAAACCTAAAACAATGCAAATCCATGTGAAAGGTGAGTTAGGTTTTGGTGTCACTGCAAAAGATATTATTTTAGCGATAATAGCGAAGTTTGGTATTGATGTAGGTACTGGTCATATCATTGAGTTTACAGGTGATGCTATCCATCAATTATCGATGGAAGAACGTATGACAATCTGTAATATGTCGATTGAAGCAGGTGCCAAAGCAGGCTTAATTAGTCCAGATGAAATTACGGTGGATTATATTAAGGGCCGTCGATATGCTCCTGAAGGTGAAAAATTCGAAGAAGCAAAAGCCTATTGGTTATCACTTGCTTCAGATGAAGACGCAACATATGATCAAACACTTGTTATTGAAACATCAGAAATTGAACCATTCGTAACTTGGGGGACAAATCCTTCAATGGGTAGCGGTATTTCCAAAGTTGTACCTTCAATTGCTGATTTTAAAGATGAATCTGACAAGCAAGCATTACAAAAAGCTCTAGCTTACATGGATTTAAAAGAAGGTACACCTTTAACAGATATTGAAATTCAACATGTCTTTATCGGTTCATGTACGAATTCCCGATTACATGATTTACGCGTTGCAGCTTCCGTTATTAAAGGAAAAAAAGTTCATCCAAATGTACGTGCAATCGTAGTTCCTGGTTCTCATTTAGTGAAAAAACAAGCTGAAGAAGAGGGAATTGACCAAATCTTCTTAGATGCAGGTTTTGAATGGCGTGAATCAGGTTGTAGTATGTGTCTTGCGATGAATGAAGACGTTGTTCCAGCTGGTGAACGCTGTGCCTCAACTTCTAATCGAAATTTTGAGGGCCGTCAAGGTACGGGTTCAAGAACACATCTTGTGAGTCCTTCGATGGCCGCAGCTGCAGCAATTGCTGGGCACTTTGTTGATGTTCGTGAAATTATGAATGTACCTGTGTAA
- the ilvN gene encoding acetolactate synthase small subunit gives MRRVITVTVINQSGVLNRVTGLLMKRQFNIESITVGHTEQHGISKMTFIVNVEDQAKIEQLVKQLSKQIDVIKVNDITDKSIVMRELALIKVVAPPNLRSEINSIVEPFRGSIIDMGKNVITYQIVGNPEKIDAFIELIRPYGIKELTRTGATAFVRDAQLKPSAQLSILQ, from the coding sequence ATGAGAAGAGTCATAACCGTAACAGTTATTAACCAGAGTGGTGTTCTAAACCGCGTGACGGGTCTACTGATGAAACGTCAATTCAATATTGAAAGTATCACGGTTGGTCATACAGAACAGCATGGTATTTCTAAAATGACTTTTATCGTAAATGTAGAAGATCAAGCAAAGATTGAACAGCTTGTCAAACAATTATCGAAGCAAATTGACGTTATTAAAGTCAATGACATAACAGATAAATCAATTGTTATGCGTGAATTAGCACTTATTAAAGTTGTTGCTCCACCGAATCTGCGTAGCGAAATCAATTCAATTGTCGAACCTTTCCGTGGTTCCATCATTGATATGGGGAAAAATGTAATCACCTATCAAATTGTTGGTAATCCAGAAAAAATAGATGCTTTTATCGAATTGATTCGTCCATATGGCATAAAAGAACTCACTCGTACGGGTGCAACTGCATTTGTGCGTGATGCTCAACTTAAGCCATCAGCGCAACTTTCGATTTTACAATAA
- a CDS encoding amino acid permease, producing MTVHQEEKSVGIKQREKAYVQQQEQHLKRKLTSRHLTMISIGGAIGTGLFLSSGAAIHTAGPGGALLAYALVGAMVYFVMTSLGEMAAFMPTSGSFSTYASKFVDPAFGFAIGWTYWFNWAMTIAAELTASTMIMKFWFPDSPSWIWSGSFLAIIFLLNYLSVKGYGEGEYWLSLIKVSAIVIFIIVGILMIFGIMGGEVVGFKNFTVNDAPFSGGMIGVFIVFIAAGFSFQGTEIVGVAAGESEDPAKNVPKAVNSVFWRILLFYVLAIFVIGLLIPYTNPNLQNDSVMVSPFTLILKKAGIAFAASLMNAVILTAVLSAGNSSVYASTRMLYSMAKEGQAPRIFAKLNNRGVPFVSMIFTCAVGALAFLASLFGDGTVYLWLMNAIGITGFIFWLGISVSHYRFRKAFIAQGHSLEELPYRAKWYPIGPIFAIACGIIVILAQNFQAFLADTVDWGSIVAAYLGIPLFLILMFGYKFSRKSKVVNLKEISFNFDEKI from the coding sequence ATGACAGTACATCAAGAAGAAAAAAGTGTTGGTATTAAACAGCGAGAGAAGGCTTATGTACAGCAACAGGAACAACACTTGAAGCGAAAATTAACATCACGTCATTTAACGATGATTTCTATTGGAGGAGCAATTGGAACTGGACTGTTTCTTAGTAGTGGAGCAGCTATTCATACAGCTGGTCCAGGTGGAGCCTTACTTGCGTATGCTTTAGTAGGGGCAATGGTCTATTTTGTTATGACTAGTTTAGGTGAAATGGCAGCATTCATGCCTACAAGTGGGTCATTTAGTACATATGCATCTAAATTTGTGGACCCTGCATTTGGATTTGCGATTGGATGGACGTATTGGTTCAACTGGGCTATGACAATTGCAGCAGAATTGACTGCATCTACAATGATTATGAAATTTTGGTTTCCCGATAGTCCATCATGGATATGGAGTGGATCTTTCTTAGCGATTATTTTTCTTCTAAACTATTTATCAGTAAAGGGGTATGGGGAAGGAGAATATTGGCTATCATTAATTAAAGTTAGTGCAATTGTTATCTTTATTATAGTAGGTATACTGATGATTTTTGGGATTATGGGTGGAGAAGTGGTAGGTTTTAAAAACTTCACTGTCAATGATGCACCTTTCTCAGGTGGTATGATTGGTGTGTTCATAGTATTTATCGCAGCGGGTTTTTCTTTTCAAGGAACAGAAATTGTTGGTGTTGCTGCCGGGGAAAGTGAAGATCCAGCCAAAAATGTACCAAAAGCAGTCAATAGTGTATTCTGGAGAATTCTACTATTTTATGTTTTGGCGATTTTTGTAATTGGACTTTTAATTCCGTATACAAATCCAAATTTACAAAATGATAGTGTCATGGTAAGTCCTTTTACGCTGATCTTGAAAAAAGCTGGAATTGCATTTGCGGCTTCACTTATGAATGCTGTTATCTTAACTGCTGTGTTATCTGCAGGTAATTCAAGTGTATATGCATCTACACGTATGTTATATTCAATGGCGAAAGAAGGACAAGCACCAAGAATATTTGCAAAATTAAATAATCGTGGTGTTCCTTTTGTTAGTATGATTTTTACATGTGCTGTTGGTGCACTTGCTTTTCTTGCGTCACTTTTTGGAGATGGTACAGTATATCTTTGGTTAATGAATGCTATAGGTATTACAGGTTTTATCTTCTGGTTAGGTATTTCTGTTAGCCATTATCGTTTCCGCAAGGCATTTATTGCACAAGGGCATTCATTAGAGGAATTACCATATCGGGCAAAATGGTATCCAATTGGACCAATTTTTGCGATTGCATGTGGCATTATCGTTATTTTAGCGCAAAACTTCCAGGCATTTCTTGCTGACACTGTGGATTGGGGTAGTATTGTGGCAGCATACTTAGGGATTCCACTATTCTTAATTTTAATGTTTGGGTATAAATTTAGTAGAAAATCAAAAGTTGTAAATCTAAAAGAAATCAGTTTTAACTTTGATGAAAAAATATAA
- the leuB gene encoding 3-isopropylmalate dehydrogenase — MEKKITVLPGDGIGPEVVASAVEVLQAVGKRFQHTFHIAYAAIGGAAIDQHEDPLPQETIELCEQSDAILLGAVGGPKWDQNPAELRPEKGLLRIRKHFDLFSNLRPVQAIPSLIKASPLKDDLVKDVDLLIVRELTGGLYFGEPRKRTEDEALDSLVYSRSEIERIVDNAFELARVRKGKLTSVDKANVLDTSRLWRQIVDEKKSLYPDVEVEHSLVDSTAMKLITNPGAYDVIVTENMFGDILSDEASVITGSLGVLPSASIRSDNFGLYEPVHGSAPELAGRGIANPAATILSVAMMLRYSFGLKEEAAEIERAVNAVFEDGYFTADLATPDSRVLTTNEWTEKVLNELDTSFVSDSIMTTYI, encoded by the coding sequence ATGGAAAAGAAAATTACGGTTTTACCTGGTGACGGGATTGGTCCTGAGGTTGTCGCTTCTGCAGTAGAAGTACTTCAAGCTGTAGGTAAGAGATTTCAACATACATTTCATATAGCGTATGCTGCAATTGGAGGAGCTGCCATTGATCAGCATGAGGACCCACTTCCTCAAGAAACAATTGAGTTATGTGAACAAAGTGATGCGATTCTTTTAGGTGCAGTAGGTGGGCCAAAATGGGATCAAAATCCCGCTGAATTAAGACCTGAAAAAGGATTACTTCGTATTCGTAAACATTTTGATTTGTTCTCAAATTTACGTCCTGTGCAGGCGATTCCATCACTCATAAAAGCTTCTCCTCTAAAAGATGATTTAGTAAAAGATGTTGATCTATTAATTGTACGTGAACTAACGGGAGGATTATATTTTGGTGAGCCTCGCAAACGCACAGAAGATGAAGCACTTGACTCTTTAGTATATTCCCGCTCTGAAATAGAACGTATTGTCGATAATGCGTTTGAACTAGCTCGTGTACGTAAAGGTAAGCTTACATCTGTTGATAAAGCGAACGTACTTGATACTTCACGCTTATGGAGACAAATTGTTGATGAGAAAAAGTCACTTTATCCAGATGTAGAAGTAGAGCATAGTTTAGTTGATTCAACAGCTATGAAGCTGATCACAAATCCAGGTGCTTATGATGTCATTGTAACGGAAAATATGTTTGGGGATATTTTAAGTGATGAAGCATCAGTTATTACAGGATCCCTTGGTGTTTTACCTTCTGCAAGTATTCGCTCAGATAATTTTGGCTTATATGAACCTGTCCATGGCTCTGCTCCAGAACTTGCAGGTCGAGGAATTGCCAACCCTGCTGCCACAATTCTTTCTGTTGCGATGATGTTACGTTATTCATTTGGCTTAAAAGAAGAAGCAGCTGAAATTGAACGTGCAGTGAATGCTGTTTTTGAAGATGGATACTTTACAGCAGATTTAGCAACACCAGATAGTCGCGTTCTTACAACAAATGAATGGACTGAAAAAGTATTAAATGAGTTAGATACTAGTTTTGTTTCAGATAGTATTATGACTACTTATATATAG
- a CDS encoding LutC/YkgG family protein — protein sequence MIQQRESFLNNIAKALGRDVNMANKPELKWQYNPQSSTLINLSKNELLQLFKSQCNTIHTNYVVSKVADLKNELKHRVELNGGGPVSLWKDERFAEFGLQSLIEEEWPALNVAVNEWNPDIGAANLTQAKRSNVGITFSDMTLAETGTVVLFSNSGKGRSVSILPKTYIALIPQSTIVPRMTQAAQFISQKVKNGEAMPACINFISGPSNSADIEMNPIIGVHGPIKATYIIISDR from the coding sequence ATGATTCAACAACGCGAATCTTTTTTAAATAACATAGCAAAAGCACTTGGACGAGATGTAAATATGGCAAATAAACCGGAATTAAAATGGCAATACAATCCCCAATCTTCTACACTAATTAATCTATCAAAGAATGAATTACTTCAATTATTCAAGAGCCAGTGTAATACGATTCATACTAATTATGTTGTTTCAAAAGTTGCCGATTTAAAAAATGAATTAAAACATAGAGTAGAGTTGAATGGAGGGGGTCCGGTTTCTCTTTGGAAGGATGAGCGATTTGCTGAATTTGGACTTCAATCTTTGATTGAAGAAGAATGGCCAGCTTTAAACGTAGCAGTGAATGAATGGAATCCTGATATTGGTGCCGCTAATTTGACTCAAGCCAAACGATCCAATGTAGGAATCACTTTTAGTGATATGACACTTGCAGAAACTGGAACTGTCGTATTGTTTTCGAATTCGGGAAAAGGAAGATCTGTTAGCATATTACCGAAAACGTATATTGCTCTTATACCTCAAAGTACAATTGTTCCCCGCATGACCCAAGCTGCACAATTTATATCTCAAAAAGTTAAAAACGGTGAAGCAATGCCTGCGTGCATTAACTTTATTTCAGGACCTAGTAATTCAGCAGATATTGAGATGAATCCAATTATAGGTGTACATGGCCCAATAAAAGCAACCTATATCATTATCTCTGATAGATAA
- a CDS encoding LutB/LldF family L-lactate oxidation iron-sulfur protein: MPIKISNNRFKDIVHSNLQDQFMRSSMSGAQDGLRLSRLKIINELGDWEEWRSHGEEIRKHVLENLDYYLNELSDNVEKLGGYVYFAETAEEANRYIEDVARKKKAKKVVKSKSMVTEEIGLNKHLEAIGIEVVETDLAEVILQMDNNDPPSHIITPALHKSKEDIRKIFMEKLNYTKTSDPTELARHVRETKRDDFFTADIGITGCNFAIAESGSVGIVTNEGNDRLTTTIPKTQITVMGMERIVPTFEEFEVLVTLLIRSAIGQNITSYVSVLSGPKRMEDVDGPEEFHLVIVDNGRSKILGTEFQSILHCIRCAACINVCPVYRHIGGQAYNSIYPGPIGIVLSPLLGGYDDFKDLPYASSLCGACSQACPVKIPLHQLIHKQRQVLVEELDEVPIQEEVLYKTFGLGGASNVLYTTSTKMISSLMKTFIKDKKYISKGFGPIKEWTSNRDFPIPKSERFRDWFENRERRIKE, translated from the coding sequence ATGCCTATAAAGATTTCTAACAATCGATTTAAAGATATAGTCCATTCAAATTTGCAAGATCAATTTATGAGAAGTTCGATGTCTGGTGCACAAGATGGTCTTCGATTAAGTAGATTAAAAATCATTAATGAACTAGGGGATTGGGAAGAATGGCGATCACATGGTGAAGAAATACGAAAACATGTACTTGAAAATTTAGATTATTATTTGAATGAGTTATCGGATAACGTTGAAAAACTTGGTGGATACGTTTACTTTGCTGAAACTGCAGAAGAAGCCAATCGATATATTGAGGATGTAGCAAGGAAAAAGAAAGCTAAAAAAGTTGTCAAATCAAAATCAATGGTAACCGAGGAAATTGGATTAAATAAGCACTTGGAAGCCATTGGGATTGAAGTTGTTGAAACAGATTTAGCAGAAGTTATTTTACAAATGGATAATAATGACCCACCATCCCATATCATTACGCCAGCACTTCATAAGAGCAAAGAAGATATACGTAAAATTTTCATGGAAAAACTAAACTATACGAAAACAAGCGATCCAACTGAACTTGCTCGTCATGTACGTGAAACAAAAAGAGATGATTTTTTTACAGCTGATATAGGCATTACTGGTTGTAACTTTGCTATAGCAGAATCAGGTTCTGTTGGAATTGTGACAAATGAAGGAAATGATCGTTTAACAACAACTATTCCGAAGACTCAAATTACTGTTATGGGTATGGAACGAATCGTACCGACATTTGAAGAATTTGAAGTGCTTGTTACATTATTAATAAGAAGTGCTATAGGTCAAAACATTACAAGTTATGTTTCGGTTCTTTCAGGTCCAAAACGTATGGAAGATGTAGATGGTCCAGAAGAATTTCATCTAGTGATTGTAGATAATGGTCGCTCGAAAATTTTGGGTACGGAATTTCAATCGATTCTCCATTGTATACGATGTGCGGCATGCATAAATGTTTGTCCGGTATATCGTCATATTGGTGGTCAAGCCTATAATTCCATTTATCCTGGACCGATAGGGATTGTATTATCGCCATTATTGGGTGGATACGATGATTTTAAAGACTTACCATACGCTTCTTCGCTATGTGGTGCTTGTTCTCAGGCATGTCCAGTCAAGATTCCTTTACATCAATTAATCCATAAACAACGCCAGGTACTAGTCGAAGAATTAGATGAAGTACCTATTCAGGAGGAAGTCTTATATAAAACATTTGGATTAGGGGGGGCATCGAATGTACTCTATACCACAAGTACAAAAATGATTTCAAGCTTGATGAAAACATTTATAAAAGATAAAAAATATATTTCTAAAGGGTTCGGTCCAATAAAAGAATGGACATCCAATCGTGATTTTCCAATACCAAAAAGCGAAAGATTTCGTGATTGGTTTGAGAATCGAGAAAGGAGAATTAAAGAATGA
- the ilvC gene encoding ketol-acid reductoisomerase: MAKMYYNQDINEKVLEGKKIAIIGYGSQGHAHALNLKESGFDVRVGIRPGNSAEKAKNDGVEVKSVAEAAKEADVIMILLPDEKQKAVYEAEIAPGLEAGNALVFAHGFNIHFKQIVPPADVDVFLVAPKGPGHLVRRTYESGAGVPALIGIYQDATGNAKDIALAYAKGIGAARAGVLETTFKEETETDLFGEQAVLCGGTAALVKAGFETLVEAGYQPEIAYFECFHELKLIVDLMYEGGLSNMRYSISDTAEWGDFVSGPRIVTDQVKAAMKDVLTDIQEGKFAKEWINENETGRPKYNAIKKAEAEHQIEKVGAELRAMMPFVGKKVEKETVGSTKA, encoded by the coding sequence ATGGCAAAAATGTATTATAACCAAGATATCAATGAGAAAGTACTAGAAGGTAAAAAAATCGCAATCATCGGTTATGGCTCACAAGGTCATGCTCATGCGCTAAACTTAAAAGAATCTGGTTTTGACGTACGCGTTGGTATTCGTCCTGGGAACTCTGCAGAGAAGGCAAAAAATGATGGTGTTGAAGTGAAATCAGTAGCAGAAGCTGCTAAAGAAGCAGATGTAATCATGATCTTACTTCCAGATGAAAAACAAAAAGCAGTATATGAAGCTGAAATTGCTCCAGGATTAGAAGCTGGAAATGCACTAGTATTCGCTCATGGTTTCAATATTCACTTTAAACAAATCGTGCCACCAGCAGATGTAGATGTATTCTTAGTTGCTCCAAAAGGACCAGGACATCTAGTTCGTCGTACTTATGAATCTGGTGCGGGTGTACCAGCACTTATCGGTATTTATCAAGATGCAACTGGTAATGCAAAAGACATTGCACTTGCTTACGCAAAAGGAATTGGTGCAGCGAGAGCTGGAGTACTTGAAACAACATTTAAAGAAGAAACAGAAACAGATCTATTCGGGGAACAAGCGGTTCTTTGCGGTGGTACAGCAGCTCTTGTAAAAGCTGGTTTCGAAACATTAGTTGAAGCAGGTTATCAACCAGAAATTGCTTACTTTGAATGTTTCCACGAATTAAAATTAATCGTTGATCTTATGTATGAAGGTGGCCTTTCTAACATGCGCTATTCAATCTCTGATACAGCAGAATGGGGAGATTTCGTTTCAGGCCCACGTATTGTAACGGATCAAGTAAAAGCTGCAATGAAAGATGTTCTTACTGATATCCAAGAAGGTAAATTCGCAAAAGAATGGATTAACGAAAACGAAACTGGTCGTCCAAAATATAATGCAATTAAAAAAGCAGAAGCTGAACATCAAATTGAAAAAGTTGGTGCAGAGTTACGTGCAATGATGCCATTCGTTGGGAAAAAAGTTGAAAAAGAAACTGTTGGTAGTACAAAAGCTTAG
- a CDS encoding (Fe-S)-binding protein encodes MKVTLFVTCVVDIFETDIGKATVELLERLGCEIDFPKKQVCCGQPFHAAGYVERSKPMMKDMIETFENSEVVVTPSGSCALMFKKYPEILANEPNWAKRATTLAQKTYELTDFIVNVLKTENVGAKLNGVATYHTSCQMTRLLGVKDSPSKLLSNVEGLQMKPLPYRYNCCGFGGTFATKMAEISEQMVDEKVNSVIETNADILIAAEGGCMMNIAGRMQRRNVPIKVMHIAEVLNSH; translated from the coding sequence GTGAAAGTTACATTATTTGTGACATGTGTTGTTGATATTTTTGAAACGGATATTGGTAAAGCGACAGTAGAATTATTGGAAAGGCTCGGATGTGAAATCGATTTTCCTAAAAAACAAGTATGCTGTGGACAACCCTTCCATGCGGCTGGTTATGTAGAAAGGTCAAAACCCATGATGAAAGACATGATCGAAACATTTGAAAATTCCGAAGTTGTCGTTACACCCTCTGGATCTTGTGCATTAATGTTTAAAAAATATCCTGAAATTTTGGCAAATGAACCGAACTGGGCCAAACGTGCCACCACCCTTGCACAAAAAACATATGAACTAACTGATTTTATAGTCAATGTATTAAAAACTGAAAATGTTGGGGCAAAATTAAATGGTGTTGCTACCTATCATACTTCTTGCCAAATGACGCGATTACTTGGTGTAAAGGATTCACCATCTAAACTACTATCAAATGTAGAAGGACTTCAGATGAAACCACTACCATATCGATATAATTGTTGTGGCTTTGGCGGAACATTTGCTACCAAAATGGCTGAAATCTCAGAGCAAATGGTGGATGAGAAAGTCAATTCAGTAATTGAAACGAATGCCGATATTTTAATCGCGGCGGAGGGCGGTTGTATGATGAACATAGCAGGTAGGATGCAACGAAGAAATGTTCCTATTAAAGTAATGCATATTGCTGAAGTTTTAAATTCTCATTAG
- the ilvB gene encoding biosynthetic-type acetolactate synthase large subunit gives MSAQVQLKKQSATEQEVDQECKASKTGAEIFIESLQNQGVEIIFGYPGGAVLPLYDALYRNPIKHILARHEQGAIHAAEGYARVSGKPGVVIATSGPGATNLVTGITDAMMDSLPLVVFTGQVATTVVGTDAFQEADIIGITQPITKHNYQVKNVQDLPRIVKEAFHIASTGRRGPVVVDIPKNIANAIFDSDAVEEASINLPGYQPTLHPNYLQIKKAVSLLSTAKQPLVLVGAGVLAADASKELTEFVEKYNFPVVNTLLGLGSIAGNHKLFLGMAGMHGTFTANMAINNCDVLLNIGSRFDDRLTGNLKKFAPNAKVIHIDIDPAEIGKNVPTEIPIVADAKEALLSLLEQTFEVQDLTLWHEYLHECQEECPLWYEDDGDGTIYPQFAVETIGRLTNGEAIITTDVGQHQMWTAQYYSFKKDHHWVTSGGLGTMGFGFPAAIGAQFAYPDKKVISIVGDAGFQMTLQELSLLKEFKLPVKIFILNNSCLGMVRQWQETFYDERYSSSLMPVQPDFVKLAEAYGIKGYKVEKVDEMEAIFKEAIESDEPTLVDCRVKELTLVNPMVAPGKGLAEMIGVKKG, from the coding sequence ATGAGTGCACAAGTTCAACTAAAGAAACAATCCGCGACAGAGCAAGAAGTTGATCAAGAATGTAAAGCCAGTAAGACGGGTGCTGAGATTTTTATCGAATCGTTGCAAAACCAAGGTGTTGAAATCATTTTTGGATATCCAGGTGGTGCAGTTTTACCATTATACGATGCACTTTATCGTAATCCAATTAAGCACATCCTTGCTCGACATGAACAGGGTGCGATTCACGCAGCAGAAGGTTATGCACGAGTATCAGGTAAACCTGGGGTGGTCATTGCTACTTCAGGGCCAGGGGCTACAAACTTAGTAACTGGAATTACTGATGCAATGATGGATTCTTTACCACTCGTTGTCTTTACTGGTCAAGTTGCAACAACAGTTGTTGGTACGGATGCTTTCCAAGAAGCGGATATTATTGGAATTACTCAACCTATTACAAAACACAATTATCAGGTAAAAAATGTTCAGGATTTACCACGAATTGTAAAAGAGGCGTTTCATATTGCATCTACTGGTCGCAGAGGTCCGGTAGTAGTTGACATTCCAAAAAATATTGCAAATGCAATTTTTGACTCTGATGCAGTCGAAGAGGCATCCATTAACTTGCCAGGATATCAACCAACATTGCATCCTAATTATTTACAAATTAAAAAAGCCGTATCATTACTAAGTACAGCAAAACAACCACTTGTATTAGTGGGGGCTGGCGTTTTAGCTGCAGATGCTTCGAAAGAATTAACTGAATTTGTTGAAAAGTACAATTTCCCAGTAGTAAATACATTATTAGGACTTGGAAGTATTGCAGGAAATCATAAACTTTTCCTAGGAATGGCCGGTATGCATGGAACATTTACAGCCAATATGGCAATTAATAATTGCGATGTTCTATTGAATATAGGTTCACGTTTTGATGACCGTTTAACAGGCAATTTGAAAAAATTTGCTCCAAATGCAAAAGTAATTCATATCGATATCGATCCAGCTGAAATTGGTAAAAACGTTCCAACTGAAATTCCAATTGTAGCGGATGCTAAAGAAGCATTACTTTCATTGTTAGAACAAACATTTGAAGTACAAGATTTAACACTTTGGCATGAATATTTACATGAATGCCAAGAAGAATGTCCATTGTGGTATGAGGATGATGGTGATGGTACAATTTATCCTCAATTTGCGGTTGAAACTATTGGTCGATTAACGAATGGTGAGGCAATTATTACGACAGATGTTGGTCAACACCAAATGTGGACTGCACAGTACTATTCATTTAAAAAAGACCATCACTGGGTAACTTCAGGTGGTTTAGGTACTATGGGCTTTGGTTTCCCTGCTGCAATTGGAGCGCAATTTGCTTATCCAGATAAAAAAGTTATTTCAATCGTTGGGGACGCAGGCTTCCAAATGACATTGCAAGAACTTTCTTTATTAAAAGAATTTAAATTACCAGTGAAAATTTTCATCCTAAATAATAGCTGTCTTGGAATGGTACGCCAATGGCAAGAAACATTCTATGACGAACGCTATTCATCATCACTAATGCCTGTACAGCCTGACTTCGTTAAACTTGCTGAGGCTTATGGCATTAAAGGATACAAGGTTGAAAAAGTTGATGAAATGGAAGCAATTTTTAAAGAAGCAATCGAATCAGATGAACCAACTTTAGTAGACTGTCGTGTTAAAGAATTAACACTTGTAAATCCAATGGTTGCGCCTGGTAAAGGACTTGCAGAAATGATTGGAGTGAAAAAAGGATGA